A genomic stretch from Deltaproteobacteria bacterium includes:
- a CDS encoding 6-bladed beta-propeller — MLDLSRPVAPRQECDRQGLSQHARPCPYMHGLPSRNRRTARELSQAAAASRGCRGGGGGDRAVFRNRGAGRLRRRPPFQRTRKDMGGRRSRREGPLARKGPRTASKEAAQVPGLPRPRRKAPRSLRPRLRRSRNKGLGDGPAGPHTRYVREKKEEAEAQGSSRLNAVPSRSLAAAAALLVLFPRPAPAAEGPGRVRPGAVRAELVMTLRGGLDQPTDVAVAADGRAYVLDGVKGQVVVFDRSGRLLRSFGRPGSGPGGLRLPMALTVAGGELFVADTGNSRIAVFDLDGRFSRELVLAGGPGRRAEPVGVAVSEGRLFWTGRAMRRLCAVDATTGKRQWCAGGSAGGRPGGEKGRSVPFGRPFALAADRAGYVFAADALDGRIRFFSRRGRLFGSFADFGLGPGRLMRPGGLAFGPGGELFVSDSQTGLVSLYVGNVFAGHLLKGDGSGPVLFTTPVGLDYSRGLLYVADAGDGDVKVLRLAGGEMEPVGTAATGGDRAPSRKGCAACHISWAPGYEAWGGDGVADAPPPVAAERTCYACHYGSIVDSRLKMGSGLHHPSLPAEKKSAPMDEGVNGAAPPPLWEGNIYCGTCHSPHDAQAGSGRPGEGRRWMRGDEERLCGACHDDRFSDAGRGDGGRRGGNHPVGIALRNPREGEPLETEDGLKLFASSARLAEGLPQGLLRGGARLDADERMVCASCHVLHRAPGKGLLAADNSRSSLCMECHDDKGYRSVERSRREGVHPLGVGAARAAASGGALPDGAGGRTVECSSCHSAHGGRPSTPLLRKGLDDDELCADCHYPIAARGKDEARVRGVHPTGVTLGALEGRGGSPVKLPVELEQAGARLGSGGTVVCATCHSLHKGRPSTALVLKDMEPERLCVACHERQRVEGREEARRRGVHPMGMEPDEPVRLLGEPVRRIGCLTCHSVHGGERNTPSLRKEIGSGGLCVSCHGAEAAVAGTAHDLRLSAPRYRNRTGETAAQAGLCGSCHSIHDRTEVALPVEKAPLELPDGEPEAVARQAGEYAFAPRPPARRPGGALPSRVFERGTGEAPAGGSPPGPYLFAGPSPPGEEGEPRDRLCLACHGGSGPAAKKKVERYGHPRRSMVLSSRGALPLFDGKGEARRFGRLLCVTCHDPHRWRPLERELEEAAADAKRSNHEEGDVRASFLRESDVRKTFCVDCHGPEAIVKFKYFHDVAARPGLPSYLEEQDPLPPP, encoded by the coding sequence ATGCTCGATCTGTCACGGCCCGTGGCCCCACGGCAAGAGTGCGACCGCCAGGGCCTTTCTCAACATGCACGGCCGTGCCCTTACATGCACGGTCTGCCATCTCGAAACCGGCGGACGGCCCGTGAGCTTTCGCAGGCTGCCGCCGCCTCAAGGGGCTGCAGAGGGGGAGGAGGGGGAGATCGCGCCGTTTTTCGGAACAGAGGCGCAGGTCGTCTTCGACGACGACCCCCTTTTCAGCGAACTCGAAAGGATATGGGAGGGCGGCGCTCTCGAAGAGAAGGCCCGCTGGCACGCAAAGGTCCACGGACCGCTTCGAAAGAGGCCGCGCAGGTGCCGGGACTGCCACGGCCGCGGCGCAAAGCTCCTCGATCTCTCCGTCCTCGGCTACGGCGAAGCCGAAATAAGGGCCTTGGAGACGGACCGGCGGGCCCGCATACTCGATATGTACGAGAAAAGAAAGAAGAGGCTGAGGCTCAGGGGTCTTCTCGATTGAACGCCGTCCCGTCACGATCTCTCGCAGCGGCGGCCGCGTTGCTCGTGCTCTTTCCCCGGCCGGCTCCGGCTGCCGAGGGGCCTGGAAGAGTCCGGCCCGGCGCTGTAAGGGCGGAGCTCGTCATGACCCTTCGCGGCGGGCTCGATCAGCCGACCGACGTGGCGGTCGCCGCCGACGGCCGCGCCTACGTGCTCGACGGCGTGAAGGGGCAAGTCGTGGTCTTCGACCGCAGTGGGCGCCTTCTTCGTAGTTTCGGCCGGCCCGGCTCCGGCCCCGGAGGGCTGCGCCTGCCCATGGCGCTCACCGTGGCGGGCGGCGAACTCTTCGTCGCCGACACGGGCAACTCCCGTATCGCCGTCTTCGACCTCGACGGCCGTTTCAGCAGGGAGTTGGTCCTTGCAGGCGGTCCCGGCAGACGGGCCGAGCCCGTGGGAGTCGCGGTGAGTGAAGGGCGTCTCTTCTGGACCGGACGCGCCATGCGAAGGCTCTGCGCCGTCGACGCTACCACCGGAAAGCGGCAGTGGTGCGCGGGCGGTTCGGCAGGCGGACGTCCCGGCGGGGAGAAGGGGCGCTCCGTCCCCTTCGGCCGTCCCTTCGCCCTGGCCGCGGACCGCGCTGGCTACGTCTTCGCAGCCGACGCCCTCGACGGCCGGATACGTTTCTTCAGCAGAAGGGGACGGCTCTTCGGCTCCTTCGCGGACTTCGGTCTCGGTCCCGGAAGGCTCATGAGACCGGGCGGCCTCGCCTTCGGCCCCGGTGGCGAACTCTTCGTCTCCGACTCGCAGACCGGGCTCGTCTCCCTCTACGTGGGCAACGTCTTCGCCGGCCACCTCTTAAAGGGCGACGGCTCGGGCCCCGTGCTCTTCACCACACCCGTGGGGCTTGACTACAGCAGGGGTCTTCTTTACGTCGCCGACGCCGGAGACGGTGACGTAAAGGTCTTGAGGCTTGCCGGCGGTGAGATGGAGCCTGTCGGCACCGCTGCAACCGGCGGCGACAGGGCGCCGTCCCGCAAGGGCTGCGCCGCGTGCCACATCTCCTGGGCCCCCGGCTACGAGGCCTGGGGCGGTGACGGAGTCGCCGATGCACCACCTCCGGTCGCGGCGGAGAGGACCTGCTACGCCTGCCACTACGGATCGATCGTCGATTCGCGCCTTAAGATGGGGAGCGGCCTCCACCATCCGAGCCTGCCCGCCGAGAAGAAGAGCGCCCCCATGGACGAAGGGGTGAATGGAGCCGCACCGCCGCCCCTGTGGGAGGGGAACATATACTGCGGCACCTGCCACTCGCCCCACGACGCGCAGGCGGGGAGCGGCCGGCCCGGAGAGGGCCGCAGGTGGATGCGCGGCGACGAAGAGCGGCTCTGCGGGGCCTGCCACGACGACCGCTTCAGCGACGCGGGACGCGGGGACGGGGGACGCAGGGGAGGCAACCATCCCGTAGGCATCGCGTTGCGCAACCCCCGTGAGGGCGAGCCCCTTGAGACGGAAGACGGCCTGAAACTATTCGCCTCTTCGGCGAGGCTTGCTGAAGGGCTTCCCCAGGGGCTCCTGCGTGGCGGCGCGAGACTGGACGCCGACGAGCGCATGGTCTGCGCAAGCTGCCACGTGCTCCACAGGGCGCCGGGGAAAGGGCTCCTGGCGGCCGACAACAGTCGAAGTTCGCTCTGCATGGAGTGCCACGACGACAAGGGGTACAGGAGCGTGGAGCGCTCCCGCAGAGAGGGCGTCCACCCCCTCGGAGTCGGCGCCGCCAGGGCCGCCGCCTCCGGAGGCGCGCTCCCCGACGGCGCCGGGGGACGCACCGTCGAGTGCTCGTCATGCCACAGCGCCCACGGCGGCAGGCCGTCCACGCCCCTTCTGCGAAAGGGGCTCGACGACGATGAGCTCTGCGCCGACTGCCACTACCCCATTGCGGCCCGCGGCAAGGACGAGGCGAGGGTCCGCGGCGTCCATCCAACGGGCGTAACGCTCGGCGCCCTCGAGGGCCGCGGCGGCTCTCCCGTAAAACTGCCTGTCGAGCTCGAGCAGGCCGGCGCAAGACTCGGAAGCGGCGGGACCGTCGTCTGCGCCACCTGCCATTCGCTCCACAAAGGCCGGCCGTCGACTGCCCTCGTCCTGAAGGATATGGAGCCCGAGCGGCTGTGCGTCGCCTGCCACGAGCGCCAGCGGGTTGAAGGGAGGGAAGAGGCGCGGCGGCGGGGCGTACACCCCATGGGCATGGAGCCCGACGAGCCGGTGCGCCTCCTCGGCGAGCCCGTAAGGCGCATCGGCTGTCTCACCTGCCACTCGGTCCACGGCGGCGAGCGCAATACGCCGTCGCTGAGAAAGGAGATCGGTTCGGGGGGGCTGTGCGTCTCCTGTCACGGAGCCGAGGCCGCCGTGGCGGGCACGGCCCACGACCTGCGCCTCTCGGCGCCGCGCTACAGGAACCGCACCGGCGAAACGGCGGCTCAGGCCGGGCTGTGCGGCTCCTGCCACAGTATTCACGATCGGACCGAGGTGGCCCTCCCCGTGGAGAAAGCTCCTCTCGAACTCCCTGACGGCGAGCCGGAGGCCGTGGCGCGCCAGGCGGGGGAGTACGCCTTTGCGCCACGGCCTCCGGCTCGCCGTCCCGGTGGCGCGCTGCCGTCGAGAGTCTTTGAAAGGGGGACGGGAGAAGCCCCCGCGGGCGGCTCTCCTCCAGGGCCCTACCTCTTTGCGGGACCCTCGCCCCCCGGGGAGGAGGGAGAGCCGAGGGACCGGCTGTGTCTGGCCTGTCACGGCGGCAGCGGCCCCGCCGCAAAGAAGAAGGTGGAGCGTTACGGCCACCCCCGGCGCTCCATGGTCCTCTCTTCCAGGGGTGCGCTGCCCCTCTTCGACGGGAAAGGGGAAGCTCGCCGCTTCGGAAGGCTTCTGTGCGTGACATGTCACGACCCCCATCGCTGGCGGCCGCTGGAAAGGGAGCTCGAAGAGGCCGCCGCCGATGCGAAGAGGTCGAACCACGAAGAGGGAGACGTGAGGGCGAGCTTCCTTCGGGAGAGCGACGTGCGAAAGACCTTTTGTGTCGATTGCCACGGCCCCGAGGCCATCGTGAAGTTCAAATACTTCCACGACGTGGCTGCGCGTCCCGGCCTGCCGTCCTATCTCGAGGAGCAGGACCCCCTCCCGCCGCCGTAA
- a CDS encoding 4Fe-4S binding protein: protein MRLLSFRLADLASVRLFRYLLIMASCLLFFPPFSVVPGLFGAKDFCGALCMRRFFLYQPGLEWADAAVRLSVYPAGVALVFVMAVVTFLFGRLWCAFVCPVGGFSELVSRVLPARFKIEYRVLDQVPIRYGYFTFYVAAMPVLAVSACALCNFLVMPRLFDAASGGSAARAFLLSPVGMTNVALVALLGFLASKGRAYCSLLCPIGAIDALVNRAGATFRFTRRIRVDRGRCTGCTLCADVCMCGAVKMEDSRAVVDQLSCMSCQECVEVCRPGAMEYLVLSPKKRGKAAAAVGAAEAVRAARPGASAPILWRRIWLAVLAGLAALFVYATGADAARKTDPDGCMVCHGVEGLEYLDERGLLRVATIDSDHYYGSIHGALPCSDCHAGLDEYPHDPNKGGVDCSALCHVIEPSTGRRYSHRDVVKEFRRSVHGRGRVDGFTAAGRVEESEEELLPSCRRCHGNVSYMSEAAVERFREAFPDCDRECAHCHGGRSWRGVYTGHVLRRLMGRTVSKDEENRQCDQCHADEAMMEKVEREDEAAGRRRKASRRFVLASKSYAMTLHGKLAAAGSRLAPSCNDCHAPPRRRHEIRSRDDSLSTTHDSNLAKTCAAAGCHAHASSPFAAAFVRSDVHSLDLVAVEPGDLRPGSGRLDSNWLRTGGALAMLAAIIAAAGSAAMARDILGGRRPVSLIGSAAFRKRVLRRGEKGGGR, encoded by the coding sequence ATGCGCCTGCTTTCCTTCAGACTTGCAGACCTTGCGTCGGTGCGGCTCTTCCGTTACCTGCTCATCATGGCCTCGTGTCTGCTCTTCTTCCCTCCCTTTTCTGTGGTGCCGGGTCTCTTCGGGGCGAAGGACTTCTGCGGGGCGCTGTGCATGAGGCGTTTTTTCCTCTATCAGCCAGGGCTTGAGTGGGCGGATGCGGCCGTGAGGCTCTCGGTCTACCCGGCGGGAGTGGCGCTGGTCTTTGTCATGGCGGTCGTCACCTTTCTTTTCGGGCGGCTCTGGTGCGCCTTCGTCTGTCCCGTAGGCGGTTTTTCGGAACTCGTAAGCCGGGTGCTCCCGGCGAGGTTCAAGATAGAGTACCGCGTCCTCGATCAGGTGCCCATACGCTACGGCTACTTCACATTCTACGTGGCGGCCATGCCGGTCCTGGCCGTAAGCGCCTGCGCGCTGTGCAACTTCCTGGTCATGCCCCGGCTCTTCGACGCCGCTTCGGGGGGCTCGGCGGCGAGGGCCTTCCTCCTCTCGCCCGTGGGCATGACCAACGTTGCGCTCGTTGCGCTGCTCGGCTTCCTTGCCAGCAAGGGGCGCGCCTACTGCTCTCTTCTCTGTCCCATCGGCGCCATAGACGCCCTGGTGAACCGCGCTGGCGCGACGTTTCGTTTTACAAGGCGCATAAGGGTGGACAGGGGACGCTGCACGGGCTGTACGCTCTGCGCCGACGTCTGCATGTGCGGCGCCGTGAAGATGGAGGACTCCAGGGCCGTGGTGGATCAGCTCTCGTGCATGTCCTGTCAGGAGTGCGTGGAGGTCTGCAGGCCCGGGGCCATGGAGTATCTCGTGCTCTCCCCCAAAAAGAGGGGCAAGGCGGCAGCGGCCGTCGGTGCCGCCGAGGCCGTCCGGGCGGCCCGGCCGGGCGCATCGGCCCCTATCCTGTGGCGCAGGATATGGCTTGCCGTGCTCGCCGGTCTCGCGGCGCTCTTCGTGTACGCGACCGGGGCCGATGCGGCGAGAAAGACCGACCCCGACGGCTGCATGGTGTGTCACGGCGTCGAGGGACTGGAGTACCTCGATGAACGGGGGCTTTTGCGGGTCGCCACGATCGACTCCGACCACTACTACGGCTCCATACACGGCGCTCTCCCCTGCTCGGACTGCCACGCAGGTCTCGACGAGTATCCGCACGACCCGAACAAGGGCGGTGTCGACTGCTCCGCCCTCTGCCATGTGATCGAGCCGTCCACCGGAAGACGCTACTCGCACAGGGACGTGGTGAAGGAGTTCAGGCGCTCTGTCCACGGCAGGGGCCGCGTCGACGGCTTCACGGCGGCGGGCCGCGTGGAGGAGTCCGAAGAGGAGCTGCTCCCCTCGTGCAGGCGCTGCCACGGCAACGTCTCCTACATGAGCGAGGCGGCTGTGGAGCGCTTCCGGGAGGCCTTTCCCGACTGTGACAGGGAGTGCGCCCACTGCCACGGCGGCCGGTCATGGCGCGGCGTCTACACGGGCCACGTACTGCGACGGCTCATGGGACGGACCGTCTCCAAGGACGAGGAAAACAGGCAGTGCGACCAGTGTCACGCCGACGAGGCCATGATGGAGAAGGTGGAGCGCGAGGACGAGGCCGCGGGCCGAAGACGCAAGGCTTCGAGGCGTTTTGTGCTCGCTTCGAAGAGCTACGCCATGACGCTCCACGGAAAGCTCGCCGCCGCCGGAAGTCGGCTCGCCCCCTCGTGCAACGACTGCCACGCCCCGCCGCGCCGCCGCCACGAGATCCGGAGCCGCGACGACAGTCTCTCGACCACCCACGACAGTAACCTCGCCAAGACCTGCGCCGCCGCCGGCTGCCACGCCCATGCCTCTTCACCCTTTGCCGCGGCTTTCGTAAGGAGCGATGTACACTCGCTTGATCTGGTGGCCGTGGAGCCCGGTGATCTCCGCCCAGGCTCCGGGAGGCTCGACTCCAACTGGTTGAGGACGGGCGGGGCGCTCGCCATGCTGGCGGCCATCATCGCGGCGGCAGGTTCGGCGGCCATGGCGAGAGACATCCTCGGCGGCAGGCGGCCTGTATCGCTTATCGGCTCCGCTGCCTTCAGGAAGCGGGTCCTGAGGAGAGGGGAGAAGGGGGGCGGGCGGTGA